The sequence below is a genomic window from Lolium perenne isolate Kyuss_39 chromosome 4, Kyuss_2.0, whole genome shotgun sequence.
GGGACTACATTATTGACCTTTTGCAAAGAAGAGGGTTCCCTAGTAGATTCCATAATTGGATTGTTGCACTTTTCTTCACCGTGACCTCGCGGGTGCTCTTGAATGGCGTGGTCGGTGCCCCCATCCGCCATGGACAGGGCTTGCGTCAAGGGGATCCTCTCTCGCCTCTCCTCTTCGTTCTTGCTATTGATCCTTTATCGCAAATCTTGGAGATTGCATCCACACAAGGCCTCCTTCACAAGATTCGGGGAAGGAGCAATGTGCTCTGAACTTCTCTCTATGCGGATGACGCGGCGGTCTTTGTGGCTCCCTTCAAAGATGATATCCAAAACCTTGAGGCAATCCTCCATAACTTTGGCGAAGTAACCGGCGTTCACACCAACTTCCAAAGAAGCAGTGTTGTTCCTATCCGCTGTGGCGCTATAAACCTTGATAACATCCTCCAGGATATGCCAGCTACCCGGGCTTCCTTCCCCCTTAGATACCTTGGACTTCCGCTCTTGGTCCAGGCCCTAAAAAGAGTCGACTTCCTTCACCTTGAGGATAAATGCGCCAGGAAATTACCAACTTGGAACGGGAAGCTCATTTCCATGGCCGGCCGGGCCGCCTTGATTAAGTCGGTCATTGCCTCCCAAGCAATCTACCACCTCAGTCTGCTTAACATCCCACCAGGCACCAGTCCATCAACCAGATTGAGAGGGCCTTCCTTTGGTCCGCCAAAGACTCCACCACCCTAAGAAGTTGGGTGGGCTCGGGATTCTTCACATGAGCAAGTTTGCCACGGCCCTTCGCCTATGTTGGCCTTGGCTACAATGGAAAGACCCCAATATAATTTGGGCGGGTTCCGGCAACCCTTGTACGAAAGATGATATGGAAattttctacaccgccaccgaaatGTCCTTAGGAAATGGAAACAAAACACCGTTTTGGCAAGCTCCCTGACTTCATGGGAGGATACCTCTAGATATTGCCCCGCTAATTTTCGAGATCTCCAAACGAAAAAATTGGGTGGTATCCAAAGCCTTGAGTGACAACTCTTGGGTCGCAAAGATTGATCTTGAGAAGAACTTCACCATCCACCACTTCAACCAATTCCTCGACCTTTGGACGCTTTTTCCACCGTTCAACTCAATGAGCTTATAGAAGATGACATCACTTGGAGACTTACCCCCAATGGCCAATACTCCGCCAAATCCGCATATGAGGTGCAATTGTTGGGTTTGATCAAGTCCACTACTTATGACACGGTTTGAAAAGCTTGGAATCCACCCAAAACCAAATTCTTTGCTTGGGTCGTCACGTAAAATAGAGTTTGGACGGTCGACCGGTTGGCCAAGCGAGGTTGGCCTAATTGTGGGCTTTGCCCCCTATGCAAGCAATGCGTTGAATCGGTTGACCACCTCTTTGTGCATTGTCGCTTCTCCAATCGACTATGGAACCTCACCGTGAGTTGGCTTGGGCTAGTTGGCATGGACATCAACCATTGGGCCGGACTTACCATAAAAGAGTGGTGGATCAAGATGGAGACCAGAAACCTTCCCAACCGCAAGGCAATGTCCTCCCTTGCTCTTCTCATAACTTGGGAGATACGGTGCGAGCGAAACACGAGAGTATTCCATAACAAGCAAGCGCCCACGCATGTTGTCTTCGATAGAATTAAGCGTGAGGCTAGACTTTGAGTCTTAGCGGGTGCGAAGCTTTTGGGTGATTTAATGCTGGGAGAGTGATTCATGTTTTGTTTAACCTTGTATCGGTTCTGTAAGCTTGTCAAACATACTaaacttcttcttaattaatatattgagcaaagcttttgcccctatttcgaaaacaaaaaaatttagaTCATTTTTCACACACAGCTGACTATCACATGACCGTCTCTTGACGTACATACCGACTTGGATGCGGAACAACATAAACAAGTACTGATCTGGAAAAACATAAACAAGTCCTTCGACTGTGAAGGGAAAAATACGTTTTTCCAAATGCAAAGTTAGCTCGTGGTGTGTCGTTTGAAGAAGCTTGCTGGTCTTGGCGGCGGAACAACCTTGCCAAGGCGAGACATGCACTCAAATCGTGTGGCTTTCAACATTGCACAAAACGCAGATCATCCAAAACCGTCCAGGTTAAATCGTTAAATTCAGGTAGGGGGAGTTCACGCATTTCTCTTCGGACGTAAGACGCTCACACACTAGTGCTCTAGAAAAAGTGTGCTCACACATTAGTAATGCATCCATGCATCCACGATATAACATGCAATCGATGCACTTGAAAGAGGTATCGTTCCACCCACGAAATTAACATGGTATCAGGCCCCTCCCTTCCCTCCTATCCGTCGCCGATTCTCCTCCCACTACCGTCATCCACGATCTGATCACTCGATCACCACAACCAGGAAGAAGCTCTCAGGGGCCTCTCTAAATTCCCCTATTCCTTTGATCCACAAACCCTTCCCACAAACCTTGACAACCCAACACCAAAACCCTAGATCACCCCCTTCCATATGATGTCCTCCTCGACTTCCTCTGTTGTGGCCATGATTGGTGCGTCGCCGGCCACCAAGCTGACTCGTGAGAACTTCCTGTACTAGCATGCCCAAGTGTTGCCTACACTCCATGGTGCTCGGGTCATGGGTCTTCTCGAGGGTTCCGATCTTGGACCGCCTGAGTTTCTTGATGCTGAAGACGAGAACAAGAAGAAAATTAATGTCCCCAACTCTGCATATGACACTTGGATTATGCGGGATCAACAGGTGGTCAGCTTCCTCATGAATTCCCTCTCCGATGATGTTCTCCCTCATGTTTTTTGGCTTGCACATGTTGCTGATGTGTGGCGTGCCCTCCAGGAGCCATTCTCCTCTCAGTCCAAGTTGCGAGTTTCCATCATCCGTGGTGCCCTTACCAACACAAAGAACTCGACATGACTGCCAACAATACATCTCGAAGATGAAAGGCTACGCCTCAGAAGTTGCTGCTGCCGGGAAACCCGTAGATGATGATGAATTGGAGGACTATATTCTAAATGGCCTGGATGGAAATTTCTACTCGCTCGTGGCTGCTATCAACACTGTTCCCTCCACTTCCCTCAATGACATGTGTTCACATCTCCTGTCATGTGAGACGCGCGATAACATGCTGCTCTCCACTAGACAAACTCATATGTCGTTCACATCCTCAGTTAACATTACTTGGCGTCCAAACCCTTCTTTTGGGGGAGGAACTATCAGGCCACCGCCGCCCCCATCGCCATACATGTATCAACAACAACAGTATGCACCCATATATCCACAGTACGAGCCACTGGTGATGTCCTACTAGCCACCCTATCAGTAGTCATCCTATCAACCCCCGCTCTACCATACCCGCCCCACAGCTCTGCCGCCACCCTAGTACCGCCCTCCGCGCTTGTAGCAGCAGCATCAGCAGGTGCATCAGGATCTCGCTCAGCGTCAGGGGAGCCATCCGAAAGGAGGGCGAAAGGACCGTGGTCGTGTTGCTTCACCATGGAAGGAAGGAGTTTATTGCCAAATTTGCAAAAAAGAAGGTCATCCTGCTAATGGATGTTGTAGGCcttatggtgatgatgatgatgatgatgatgatgacgacgacacACCAAAGGACACCAAGGGTTtagtatctagatacatccaaatttagataaattttcGACATGTttcatggaacggagggagtaaaaaGATTACGAACCGAGATTAACAATAGTTTGATTGAAAAAGAACTGAAATAATCCAATAAAGTGTTGGATCTATAAATAATGTTCCTAAAATGAAAGATTTAACTAGGGTTCACTTCAAGGCATGTCATATTAATATGAAACAAGTTAGATATGATGAGGGGACCTAGCACAAATCACGAAGGACACCTAACGGTGGATTCGTAACGAGGGGACATCTCAGGTACGGGAATCGCCACCTCTCTGTGGCTGTCTAAACCTTCAGAACTGCTCATCAGCTCACTCTGCGAAAACGTAAACGCAGGCTTTGACGGCGCCGGGAAGCCCgaaaccttgccatgaagcataaGGAGGACGCCCATCATCGTCGGCCGGTCCGCCGCATTTGCCTGTACACAAAGGAGCGCGACGTGGATACATCTCAGCACCTCGCTCTCGGGGACTTGGCGGCCATCCAGCATCGGGTCCATGATCTCCAGTGGCGTTCCTCTTCTCCAGTTAGCCCACAcctaaccaccaccaccaccacagaaGGTACATGCTTGCTTAACAATTACAGCGTGCGTCTTAAGGAAGGTGTAAGTTAAGAAGGAACAAGTGTACTCACATAGCTTAGGAAAGTGCTAGAATCTTCTTCGCTTTCCATGGATTCCAACAAGTCGGTGCTCCTCCTCCCAGACACGATCTCCAGGACCAGGACTCCGAAGCTGTAGACGTCTAGCTTGACCGAACAGTGACCGAGCACGGCCTCTGGCGCCATGTAGCCTCTGCACAACGATACTTCCGATCTTCTCATGATGCTCAGAAACAGTTCATAATAAGAAGTAAACTTCGCTGAGCTAGCTTACAACGTCCCGGCGATTTGGCTTGTGATGCTGGTCGTCCTATCGCCGCTGAAGAGCCTCGCCAAACCGAAATCCGAGATCTTGGGGATCATGCCGGCGTCCAGCAGGATGTTGCTCGCCTTGAGGTCTCGGTGTATGATCTTTATCTGCGAGTCTTCGTGGAGGTACAGTAGGCCTCTTGCCGTGCCGTGGATGATGTCGTGCCTTGTTCCCCAGCCTAACTCACACCTCCTAGCTTCTAtacaattatatatatatatgcaagcAATGATCAGCCAACTAATATGTTTTTAAAAATGAAATAAATGAAACAgtgtctaggaggaactagacactacTGATGTAGAAGAAGCGGAACTTGGCGGTGTGACAATTCCAGAAATTCGTCCCTGTCCAACCAATATGTTTTTCGTACCAAAAGGAGGAAGAGCTGAAAGATTAAGATGTTTTTCGTACCGAAAAGAATGGTGTCGAGGCTCCGATTGGGAAGGTACTCGTACACGAGCAGTTTCTCCTGCCCCTTCAAACAAACGCCGAGTAGCTTTGCGAGATTGTTGTGGCGAAGCTTGGCCACCAGTATGAGCTCGTTTCTCAGCTGCTTTACGCCTTGCTTTGAAGCCTTGTCTAGTCTTTTCACCGCTATTTCACGTCCATTTGGCAAGAAACCCTGAAAGCAGTAGTAGTACAGTTACCAGATGATCTATTTGTTGCTTTGAACAGACCAAATGGTTCTATACTTGTTTTTAAGATCAGAAATGTTCAGCTTGATTATGACCTCTTTTTCTCTTTAAATACACTCAGTAGCCCCGAAAGTATTTCTGTTTGGCAGCGGTAGATTTCTTCGAACAGTTCATTCATACAATACGGTTTCAAGTAAATTGTGAAAATATATTCGATCAACGAGAAAATAAAAAAGGATGGGTGTTGAAAAAGCACAAAATATACGTCATATTGCTAGAACCTACCGAGGAGTGGCCTTAAATCCCTTATATTGCAATAATTCTAAATTAGAATGTTAATCAAGTTCTTAAAATTATGAGAGAAGGTCAGAGTATTAACATACAAGTACTGACGTACCTTGTATACTGCGCCAAAGCCTCCATGCCCTAGTTTATTTTCTTCAGCAAAATTTCCTGTCGCCTTTCTTAATGTGGGGAGGTCAAAGAGAAGGGATCCAGCGTCTTCATCTTTCTCGGCGTCTGCATAGGAAAATGATCAGATCCTAGTGTTCTGAAATATTTATAGTATTAGTCTTGTATGTGAGCTATTTTCTTGTTAAGTTGATGGGTGGTTGGGATCACAAATTGCTTACACATGCCAATTTTATGAAGATAAGGACATCATATTATCTACGCAAAATAAAACTAAGAGTGAATTCCAGTTGTTGCCCCCC
It includes:
- the LOC127293534 gene encoding cysteine-rich receptor-like protein kinase 15, whose translation is MPCSTLASLAFHVCAASLFILAAGFTTAAAGDDRSECYTRDATDTVVTYRPCDDPTCSATDNYTTGSPYDLSLRRLLAAVPLANATVGGFFNGTAGSGPDDTAFALAACQADLQPPECRRCLQSASGNLTGYCPHSKKVVAAYVGCMLRYSDQPFFGVASIGFLFYEDVAGPNVTGRDQAAFRTVRAELFDELRGAAAALPTLATAGNLTYNSTHRMYGLAQCTQDLAAGECSRCLVDLATNLPEPGARPGPDDVPWTEGASLKAYSCYIRYDLRPFFVSDIVALPYTAPGSPLSQPTATTSKGNRISDAGVVIAIVLAVLVIFMSVALVYMWRKAKAKQYAEKDEDAGSLLFDLPTLRKATGNFAEENKLGHGGFGAVYKGFLPNGREIAVKRLDKASKQGVKQLRNELILVAKLRHNNLAKLLGVCLKGQEKLLVYEYLPNRSLDTILFEARRCELGWGTRHDIIHGTARGLLYLHEDSQIKIIHRDLKASNILLDAGMIPKISDFGLARLFSGDRTTSITSQIAGTLGYMAPEAVLGHCSVKLDVYSFGVLVLEIVSGRRSTDLLESMESEEDSSTFLSYVWANWRRGTPLEIMDPMLDGRQVPESEVLRCIHVALLCVQANAADRPTMMGVLLMLHGKVSGFPAPSKPAFTFSQSELMSSSEGLDSHREVAIPVPEMSPRYESTVRCPS